In Acipenser ruthenus chromosome 16, fAciRut3.2 maternal haplotype, whole genome shotgun sequence, the following proteins share a genomic window:
- the LOC131697840 gene encoding arrestin-C-like has protein sequence MSAKVYKKTSPNSKLSLYLGKRDFVDNVDSVEEVDGMVLVDPEYLKDRKAYVSLTCAFRYGRDDLEVYGLSFRKDIYLHTVQVYPPTGEEKKPQTHLQQQLVKKLGEYAYPFNITIPTNLPCSVTLQPGPDDVGKSCGVDFEVKAFCADNLEEKIHKRNSVRLIIRKVQFAPSNTGEAPKAETVKQFMMSDKPLHLEASLDKEIYYHGETIHVNVKITNNTNKIVKKVKLSIDQVTDVVLYSLDKYSKTVLSEEFADNVNANSTFTKVYSVLPQLSGNREKRGLALDGKLKHQDTNLASTTILQPGIDKEVLGILVSYKLKLNLMVSRGGILGDLTASDVAVEIPFTLMHPKPSGEAGATEDIVIEEFARQNLQGEKDDEEETEEKEEKEEEA, from the exons ATGTCTGCAAA GGTCTATAAGAAAACCAGCCCCAACAGCAAG ctctctctgTACTTGGGAAAGAGAGATTTTGTAGACAATGTGGATTCGGTCGAGGAAGTTG ATGGGATGGTGCTGGTGGACCCAGAGTACCTCAAGGACAGGAAAG CGTACGTGTCGCTGACCTGTGCATTCCGCTACGGGAGAGATGACCTGGAAGTGTATGGGCTGTCGTTCAGGAAGGACATCTACCTGCACACCGTGCAGGTGTACCCGCCCACCGGAGAGGAGAAGAAACCCCAAACCCACTTGCAGCAGCAGCTGGTCAAGAAACTGGGCGAGTACGCCTACCCCTTCAACATCACG ataCCAACTAACCTGCCCTGCTCAGTCACCCTGCAGCCCGGTCCTGACGATGTTGGCAAG tCCTGCGGGGTCGACTTTGAGGTCAAGGCGTTCTGCGCGGACAACCTGGAGGAAAAAATTCACAAAAG GAATTCAGTGCGGCTCATCATTCGGAAGGTGCAGTTTGCTCCTTCCAACACAGGGGAGGCGCCAAAGGCAGAGACTGTGAAGCAGTTCATGATGTCGGACAAGCCCCTCCATCTGGAGGCTTCTTTGGACAAGGAG ATCTACTACCATGGCGAGACCATCCACGTGAATGTGAAAatcaccaacaacaccaacaagaTTGTCAAGAAAGTCAAACTGTCGA TTGACCAGGTGACAGATGTCGTGCTGTACTCCCTGGATAAATACTCCAAGACCGTGCTGTCAGAGGAATTTGC TGACAATGTGAACGCTAACTCCACCTTCACCAAGGTGTACAGCGTCCTGCCCCAACTCTCCGGCAACCGGGAGAAGCGCGGCCTGGCGCTGGATGGCAAGCTGAAGCACCAGGACACCAACCTGGCATCAACCACCAT ACTGCAGCCCGGAATAGATAAGGAAGTATTGGGAATCCTAGTGTCCTACAAGCTGAAGCTCAACCTGATGGTGTCCCGAGGAGG CATCTTGGGAGACCTCACTGCCAG TGATGTTGCAGTGGAGATTCCCTTTACTCTGATGCACCCCAAGCCCAGCGGTGA GGCTGGGGCTACA